DNA sequence from the Dreissena polymorpha isolate Duluth1 chromosome 3, UMN_Dpol_1.0, whole genome shotgun sequence genome:
tgattttgtcaattttttggtaatttatataaaatgtgtaaaaacttattaaacatatatttcaatataaattaaaataaaagttaagaataaCATGTGTCgaataatgcgaaataagccagatctttaattctgaaatcgaaaatgtctgtacagttgaattcgccagcatgtaaatcatgcatgtacgatgtgaatctaaatttagtttaacggttcattttaaattccggcaacgatatctattcaaactACTCaggaacactaactaaaaagacaaatgctttggttattgtaggaaaatatgttcgaaatATTTTCGTCACTATtggctcagggcgctaatttgtctttgctgcattttatgaaattcgtcttcaatgtataatttttcttgcctattttgtgttattgtaacatattttatctatatattaccattaaacacatatacaaaatcgtataatctcgctttaataaaactgtttacatttaaaacattattcaCATGATTAATACAACTTTTCAACTAGTTTCACAGAGTGAATCtggtaaattcattttaatttcaaaacaaataggCAGTATAATATTGTGATCAGATAAATAGAGGACATGGCAGACGTCCAATGACGCAGGGTGGGACCTTGAGGCAACAGGGGCAAGTGAAGTTAAGGTCCAGCTTGAGAACTGGGTACAGTCCATACAATGAATGCAAAGTCATATGTCAATTTCATCAATGCAGATTTTAGTATGTAAAGCAACATAAAGGCCATTAAAACAGGTCCTTTTTCTGATTTCATTTTAAAACCTTTATCTTTCATTTAATACATTCTGCTGTATGCAAAACTACATTGGCAAAGTTAAGGTGGTAATGGTCAAAGTTTGAATTCTACTGCAGGGTTAAATAATAATCCCTCAGTCATTCACATACTATTGAACTGTGAAGCAAAATATATCTATGTAGGGAAAATCCTTACATTTTGAAGCGTCTTTTAATTGGCAATATTAACATTAAGCTATATTGTGTGAATGAAAAGAAGAATTAATACTATGAGAATTAATGAAGTTACCTAATCTTGTGCAGACACCACATCAGTTTCCTGCAGTCATAAATTTGACTGATAAATAGAGGACATGGCAGACGTCCAATGACGCAGGGTGAGGCCTTGAGGCAACAGCTGCAAGTGATGTTAAGGTCCAGCTTGAGAACTGGGTACAGTCCATACAATTAATGCAAAGTTATTAGTCGATTCAATTAATGCAGTTTCAACAAATAATCAACATGCATTCTCATGTGACAATCTCATCACAACCTCTGACACGACCTAGTGACTTAGTATTGATCCCAGTACACTTAAAACACTCAAATATTGACCCGAAAACCTTTTACAAGTCTCCCAATCGTTTTCATCCTGCCAGAAAGAGATCCTAACAAAACTTTAGTTGGAGCCGTGAAAAATACCCCATCGCCTCTTTGTCACCTATGCTTGTgcgcaaataactcaggaatgtgttgATCATTGGATGTTATAAACACTGTCCTGCAAATCAACAATCTCTGATTATCACTTGTGTATATGTTGAAGTATTTTGCTTCCCAAACGTATAACATTTTTTGCGGACCTACCCACCAGCAAACATACAGTTACTCCAAACTACCCCCTCTGAATGCCTTTCAGATTTCACACAGGGTGGACCATAgcagtttttgtttttgaatCCGTTATTATAGAAGAGCATACAGAGCTGAACTATTCAGCTCCATGGCTTCGTGAGTCATCATACATGTGAGAACCTTGTGAACTACTTCCGTCAGTCCCAACAGTTTCAAAACCTGCAACTCCCTGGTCATAGCTCAGGTCCCCCTCCAGTTCACCAAGGGATATCATTGGCGATTCACCAGCAAGCAAACTCTGAAGAACATTTTGATCAAAGGAGGAAAGGTCAAGGCTTGTGCCCTGGAAACTTGGGTCATTACTTGTGATAAATGGAGTATTGGTTGGCTGATTGCCAGCCCCCATTTGACTCTGATTCTGCTGCTGTGCAAGCATCTGCAGGAGCAATTTTATCTGATCTTGCACCTGATTGCCCTGCACATCCTGCTGTATCGGCGGCTGTGATTGGACAGGCAGCTGCACTGGCTGTGGTAAAACTGGATTTGATTGGGTGGCTGGCTGCTGTGAGTTATTCAAATACCCATGACTCATGAGAAGCTGGATAGCCTGGGCGTTCAAGGTGAACTGAGGAGCCTGGGCAAGTGATGGCTGGACTTGTGGGACCTGCGTGGTGACCGGGTTGAAGTGTAACTTGTTGCTGACAAGATTGGACTGGGAACCCATGGGTGAGCTCTGATCCATGAAGCTGGGCTGAGAGACCTGGTACCCAGCCACGGACATTACTGAGTTCATTGATTGGGGGTGGGCGCCAAGGTTGTTCAGCGAATACTGTGGCAATTCAGGACTGTAAGCTGAAAACGAGATAAGCTATTAAGCTACAGAGTAGCCATAATTTACAATAACCATTTGCCAAAAGCATGCATGTCTATTTTTTTGATAATGTCACAACAGTTTCAGTTCAGAAAATCATATTCAGTGTTTCCCTTGCCGCCGGTGCATTTTTGTCAAAAAGGTACATTAAGAATCTGTCAtacaatttttaagaaaaaaacacacagaaAAACTGCAATCATAAGGTCcaaatattatgtaatttcaaacATGTTGCACACGGAagattttttatcacatgccataccctgtttcccattaatataaccattacatatatttttatcttacacatgtgtaatatacttttagaGCGTTTCCATAGGCttggttttcgtttattgaccaatcgcattttgttattttgctgaaaatgacgtcacgaaatgtaagcAACATTTGGCATTTATCATTATgattgcgtaaatatttatttcatttgctcatttaaaagcatgtgataaaaaaagatctgacactcgttgtattttattaaactcatccaggaaattcgttattgagctcgccaaaggctcgcttactaacaaaattcctgaactcgtttaataaaatatggtatgatatgacaactcgtgccatatcctatatatatgtaattttaaacaaagggcaataactccttaAAAAAAGATGCTATCAGAGAACTTCAATAATGTGTGCTTACGTATCACTTGACGACTATAATTCTGTACAGGTTTTACAAAAATCATGCATTTGTAGTATGGGTTGCATACAGAAacttaaatattcaatttaaacaaaagGGATATTATAACTCTTTACAAAATATCTCAAAAGCAAAACCGTGACAATATGCACTGAAGCACTTGGAGATATTTATTCTGTAATAGTGAAATACAAATGGCAGTCATCCAAATTTATCTGTGGACCGTGGACCTAATCCACCAACATTTTGCTAGGTCCACCAAAATTTTAAGTTTACCCAATCAGAGGTCTATAAAGAAACTTTATCTATAGAGGTTCTTGGACAAGCTGGACAATATAGACCAGAAAATTTGCAAGCCATGTTAAAAACAGCTGAATGGCAGAAAGAATAGTTCGCTACCTTCATCTTTAACGATGACCTCACTCTTTGGTTTGTTAACTCTAGTTGCTTTCAGTTTCAGTCTCTGTTTCAGCTGTTCTTGTGTGACTGGTCCACTATCTGAAAAACAGAAAGCAAATGTGGCAAAAAGGGTCAGCAGGTGACACATTCTCATATTTGACTGCCTTTTTAAAAAAGCAATTTGCAATTTGACAGTAAAGACATTATAAACAAGGTATGTAAAATTTCACTTGTCTGGTTATGATATGTCACAACAACACAAAAAGATAATAGATTTCACAAACTTAAAGAATGATACATGTATTGAAAAGTTTAAGTAAATCATTTGATCACATGATCTGATCTCAGTTAAgaacacatttatattaaatgtttgttgattaaaataatttcaaacaagtCAGTCCAAAAAACAGCTTTGAACCCCATCCTGTATTTTTTCACATTGAAGTGTTAATCATGACCTTGAGTTGCCATGACTTCCTTGTGAAAATTGCCTTAATGTGATAAACATAGGCATCACATTTCATGAGAATACTTTAAGGTGCGTATATTATACAGGACCCGATTAAATACAGGCTCAAAGACTCAAATGTTAAAtgcaaccttgaccttgagtAAGCATGACTGGATTAAGCCTTTTGCGAATGGGTTCAATGAGCTAAACATTTGAGGGAGGTTCAAGAAAAATCCTTTTAAGGGTTAACCccttcccacttagatacgtattttacgcatttgtagtccattagaaagttcAATTTGATTAAAAATCTTTCTTagtatattcaagttttaaaggcttcatttccaatccttagatactcatgagcagcaaacagagtAAAAGCTGAACAGACTGGgggttactagcaggctgttctggttttatgctgtttgcacatactagcaattttcactttgcttctgagtgggaaaaggttgaGAGATATAGGGCAGACACCAAAATTGACACAAAAATAAGGCTTAAAATTGCAATCTTTAAAACCTTGACTAGAGTGAAAGGCCAATGCCGTTTGTACATCATCTCAATCACCATAAGGTAAATCCTTCAAATTGCACACTGATGTTGAGTTGACACAACCATTTCCTTGACCTCAAAGTAAGACCTTGACCATAAGTTGGCGTGACTAACTCAATACTTCTGAACATGATCTCAATGACTTGAACATTCagatttcatgaaaatccatgaCAATGTATTGGACACATAAAGCACTGCCGAATATGTTACAGACCCATAGAGACAGACTACAAAgggaaaacaatataaacaagataTTTGTTGAATTTTCCAGTAAGCTATAAAAAGAACATAACATTCTTTCATACACTGTCACCATAAACATTACCATACACACAGATAAGCTGTTTGTAGTAAACAACATGAATATGTCATTCTGAGTTCACAAGAAGGCATGTTTGTAACAGTCCAtaagataaaacacaatttaaatagtTTACCTCCAGACGAAGTGAAGATTGCCAGGTTATTGGCTTTCCTCTTACGCTTCTCTGCAATCCTGTCCGGGTCTAAATGAAACCAAAACATATCACAAGTTCAgtgataatttttaatttttaaccaATGAGTTTAAAAAAAGCACATGTGCTGAAACAATGAGCTTTTTCCAAAAACAATGAGTTTTTTTGGTtttcatattattaataaaaaaacttgaaaaatcaaCGCATTTTTACTgattcataaacattttaatctCTAAAAGTAACTGTTAAaactaaaaacacataacattaacactCAGTTTCGTGTTTGTTATAACCTCATCGAGAGCGTCAGCGAGGCAAGTACATCTACTATTTTGAACAAGTTTTTGCCTAACTGGCAAATAACTTATAGTTGGTTAAAATATGAAAGTGAAGGTGACTTGATGTACTTGCCTCGCTGATGCTCTCGGACGATGCTACATGTTTATTACTTTTAGCAACTCCAAATGCAGCCTTCAAAGTTAATTGATCTTGACAGGGTTGTTTTTTTGGGTGGCATTTTAACAGTTCAGAAAGCGAAAACGGATGCGAACGTTTGGATGTTTCTACGTCGTCTTATTCAATTTTATAGTTCACGCACAAAGCAGAGAACCAGTATGAAACGCAGATACGAATGACGCAGTACACATATTGCCGGTGTAACAGTAAAAATCACCTTTTGCGTTTCGATAAAATGCGGAAATATTCGGGCCTTGTTAAGTATTAACAAGTATCTTTCCGATTTGGTCTTTCTTGGGAATCAATCCGCTTTTTAAGACGCAGATATTTTTGTCACATGCGCTTTTGGTACTTTAAATGCGCAAATAACGCAAAACGCACATAAAAAATTATCACTGCATGTTGAATATTAAACACCTATCATGCCTTagtgtacacttggagacttttctaacgcaacacatattcaaatcaatatacatgtagctcCCTTATTAaagaacggattttgttgaaatttggactaaGACTAGTGTAACACATATCTAATActtaatgtaaatttaattgaaattaatcaaCATTacaatatcaaacataacaaatttaacatatcattgaaaaagtaaaattgtcaAAATCGATTatggtaaaataataatgtgaaaagtaaaaggCATTAACTTACACGTCGTAATGACCGACCAGCTTGCAACATAGCGCTCATTAATTTCATACAAGCCataatttttttgtaattaatttcATGTTTTCCTGGTGAAAAAACCCATCAAGAATGATGAAATTGACATAAAATTGGAAGAATTATgtactacacttggtgacttttcaaacgcagcatttttcaaacctCAATATCTcatttatgagtaaatattttgatttataatcgtacatgtgatcatttgactacagtatgtgcaagcaaacgataaaatcattctgatcggatgcttcagcaagtggggAGGGTAAGCTGCAACATGCCAATTGCGCTGTTGCACTCCTGAAATTTTATACGagacatattgattttaaaattaatagcATGTTTTTCTGGTGTATTTACCCAGAAAATTAGAATATCACACTttaccattttcacgtgcaaaaagatgaaaccacacctaccccacgtgcaaaagcgccACATTGCCACGGATTAATGATTTTATTGTAATGttgcacagaatatagtcaaatgatcacatttgcaattttaaatcaaaatctgaactgattactgagatatgtaagtttgaaaaatgttatGTTAGAAGTCTCCAAGTGTAGTTCAAACCTActtattttagctagattgcattGAAAATCAAGGCTTATTGAAATtatctcaagtccgtttcctcggtagaaccagtacttggtaaaGAATGCTCCAACAGTCAGGATCAAGCCAATGATCTCCGGGTTGCAAGACGGAAGCATAATCACTTTGCCAACACAAACTATAATGCCTTAAGGTAGAGGTGAGTATTTTAACTGCAGGATCAGGGATGTGTTTTTATTCCTGCAGTACTACTTTTCAATTGGGAGTATGACAAATTAAGATCAGCTATCAGATCAGATCAATTTGtatatacaaaattaaataacaaattgCTAACTCTATTACCTTATATCTGCAAATCAGGAAATGCATTTGTATTGTACTTTGTtctgtaagtatattttctgtaaatacttttaaagtaCTAAACATACATTTAGGCTCACACAAGATTCTTACCTGGATCTTCGGGCTGGTAGGTGAACCGTATCGGGTCACTGCCCTCCAGGTCTGAGCTCCTCTGCAGCTGCATTTCTACTTCCACTGGCTGCTGTATGTCCTCGTCCATATATGGAGGCGTCTTAAACACGATCGCAAACTGAAACAGGCACAAAATGGTACATGAGAAACAATttccattttatttcattatttttgtgcactttatttttgtttgttcaatCGAAATAACTGAGAGGTATGCATACaagtatttttataaaaaaatgttttgctcTCAACTCTAAAAATGTCAAGTTAAATGCTTATTAATGTGAAAGTAATCACTAATGTCTGAGATGCCAAAGTATACAAACAAGTCAAACCTGACGATGAACATCGTTCTGTCCAAAATCACCAAAGGCTTCCCATACAACATGCCCCTGCTGCTCTAGGTAAAATCTCACCCGCACATCATCTGTAAATCAAATTCAGTGAGTGAGATCAAGTTTAAAATGACAGTGTAATACTCTAACAGGAGTCCGGTAATCAGAGACTACTGGAAATGAGACTTGGCCTCCTAGTTTTTTGTCAAAGGAGACTGTTGCACTCTTTAAAAATAatctttgaattataaaaaaaatcccttgATTTACTTATTCATTTTGCAAGATCATTATGTCCCAACTTGTTGTAACCAGGTAGAATTTCCAATAATTCTATCAGAGTAGTAAGTTATCTACCTTTGACCACTGTGAACAAATGTCATAGTTGACTGACTTTAAATCAACTCAGTCAGGTGACCACTGTGACCAATTACAACTTTGAGTGATTTTAAAACCTGTTCAGCCAGATTATTTTTCCCTCTCTTTTGCATTGTGTTCTCGACAGTCAA
Encoded proteins:
- the LOC127875376 gene encoding putative transcription factor p65 homolog isoform X1: MANNTNSVSGSLTQEQIVQLFTQANVNMENLDFMDPGIQQYLSSDPNLNTAATSKPKGASNQPTRGTPVAGPYVEIVEQPKARGLRFRYECEGRSAGSIPGESSTPERKTFPAIKIHNYSGPAVIVVSCVTKDEPYKPHPHNLVGKDCKKGVCTLRIRDTATVTFPHLGIQCAKKKDVEGNLKLRQEINVDPFQTGFKHKGQNIDLNVVRLCFQVFLPDEQGKITRIVKPVVSQAIHDKKALNDLVICRIDKTSGKAKGGDEVFLLCEKINRDDVRVRFYLEQQGHVVWEAFGDFGQNDVHRQFAIVFKTPPYMDEDIQQPVEVEMQLQRSSDLEGSDPIRFTYQPEDPDPDRIAEKRKRKANNLAIFTSSGDSGPVTQEQLKQRLKLKATRVNKPKSEVIVKDEAYSPELPQYSLNNLGAHPQSMNSVMSVAGYQVSQPSFMDQSSPMGSQSNLVSNKLHFNPVTTQVPQVQPSLAQAPQFTLNAQAIQLLMSHGYLNNSQQPATQSNPVLPQPVQLPVQSQPPIQQDVQGNQVQDQIKLLLQMLAQQQNQSQMGAGNQPTNTPFITSNDPSFQGTSLDLSSFDQNVLQSLLAGESPMISLGELEGDLSYDQGVAGFETVGTDGSSSQGSHMYDDSRSHGAE
- the LOC127875376 gene encoding putative transcription factor p65 homolog isoform X2, with amino-acid sequence MENLDFMDPGIQQYLSSDPNLNTAATSKPKGASNQPTRGTPVAGPYVEIVEQPKARGLRFRYECEGRSAGSIPGESSTPERKTFPAIKIHNYSGPAVIVVSCVTKDEPYKPHPHNLVGKDCKKGVCTLRIRDTATVTFPHLGIQCAKKKDVEGNLKLRQEINVDPFQTGFKHKGQNIDLNVVRLCFQVFLPDEQGKITRIVKPVVSQAIHDKKALNDLVICRIDKTSGKAKGGDEVFLLCEKINRDDVRVRFYLEQQGHVVWEAFGDFGQNDVHRQFAIVFKTPPYMDEDIQQPVEVEMQLQRSSDLEGSDPIRFTYQPEDPDPDRIAEKRKRKANNLAIFTSSGDSGPVTQEQLKQRLKLKATRVNKPKSEVIVKDEAYSPELPQYSLNNLGAHPQSMNSVMSVAGYQVSQPSFMDQSSPMGSQSNLVSNKLHFNPVTTQVPQVQPSLAQAPQFTLNAQAIQLLMSHGYLNNSQQPATQSNPVLPQPVQLPVQSQPPIQQDVQGNQVQDQIKLLLQMLAQQQNQSQMGAGNQPTNTPFITSNDPSFQGTSLDLSSFDQNVLQSLLAGESPMISLGELEGDLSYDQGVAGFETVGTDGSSSQGSHMYDDSRSHGAE